From the Candidatus Peregrinibacteria bacterium genome, one window contains:
- a CDS encoding phage tail tape measure protein, which produces MAFGMTNIIGELGIKITGYTSELSSSLKSATTELKGFGQNAELVSKVSHVAFLGIAAAATAMAAGLAISVKNAVEFEKGMTNIATIVDTNTESMQNMGNAVLDIAKRTPVQISDLTGALYEVRSAGISAGDALTVLEKSAQLGMAGLGTTAETVDIVTSSINAFKLKGEEAQNVYGYLFEATKVGKTTISDLAQGFGAVAGTVANANIELPEYLSAVAALTTTGLPASQAHHQLKAAIAGVTRESAELTAVLNQLGAKSFKDLIDKKGGMVNAFKAITEAVKGNDAAILQIFGSTEAYNAVIQLSGNLNGAYLETLNGMKNGTEDVTTAFEKQKNTVSAQWQTMKNNLDVLSIQVGSALLPALNQALQAVTAFIDKIPEIVAQLKDWVSNNDWVQGALIALGAILTGLAIAVIPSLIASLWALIATVATAAAPFVAVGLLITAIYVAIKNWDQITAFVQDVWNKVVDYTMKAWEWMKPYVETALRVVIGIMTGGLSELVIYVIQNWDQIKATVISFWDWIKPYLEIAVRAAFAVITFGMSELVIYTVQNWDEIRAKTIATWEAVKAFSETIWNAIVAFFDGIWTSIKKTFNAGLDAVDKAWTTTWNAVKDFTNNTWSSIKDLVTGGIDAVANIFYGGISIIGNAWRSIWDNVVNIVTGVFNTIQNTVNNIISWVQRALDKINIFKSEQASVGAGGSWSVGGFTFGNKQQVAGVVHGGEWVAPAWMVDKYAGVISQLESVRTRGYSEGGMVGGATTHNNQRTVHQTITQNIRDGVDFSIAARELAWRARFS; this is translated from the coding sequence ATGGCATTTGGAATGACCAACATCATCGGAGAACTGGGAATCAAGATCACGGGCTACACCAGTGAACTTTCTTCCTCTCTCAAAAGTGCGACGACTGAACTCAAAGGGTTCGGTCAGAATGCCGAACTGGTTTCCAAAGTTTCGCATGTGGCTTTTTTGGGTATTGCGGCCGCGGCTACCGCAATGGCGGCTGGACTGGCTATTTCCGTGAAGAACGCTGTTGAGTTTGAGAAAGGAATGACCAATATTGCAACCATCGTCGATACGAATACGGAAAGCATGCAAAACATGGGTAATGCGGTCTTGGATATTGCGAAACGCACGCCTGTGCAAATCTCCGATCTTACGGGCGCTCTTTATGAAGTTCGCAGTGCGGGTATTTCCGCTGGTGATGCTTTGACAGTTCTTGAGAAATCCGCTCAACTTGGCATGGCAGGACTGGGAACAACGGCTGAAACGGTCGATATCGTGACCTCCTCCATCAATGCTTTCAAGCTCAAAGGCGAGGAAGCACAAAACGTATACGGTTATCTTTTTGAAGCCACCAAGGTTGGTAAAACGACAATTTCGGATCTTGCACAGGGATTTGGTGCTGTTGCGGGGACTGTGGCGAACGCCAATATTGAACTTCCTGAGTATTTGAGTGCGGTTGCCGCGCTGACGACAACAGGTCTGCCCGCATCACAGGCTCACCATCAATTAAAGGCCGCTATTGCAGGCGTAACTCGTGAAAGTGCGGAATTGACCGCTGTACTGAATCAGCTCGGTGCAAAGTCCTTTAAAGACCTAATCGATAAGAAAGGAGGCATGGTGAATGCGTTCAAAGCAATCACTGAGGCTGTAAAAGGCAATGATGCGGCGATCCTGCAGATATTCGGCTCTACGGAAGCCTATAACGCTGTAATTCAACTTTCGGGGAACCTGAATGGTGCGTATTTGGAAACCTTGAACGGGATGAAAAACGGTACTGAAGATGTAACAACGGCTTTTGAAAAACAGAAAAATACTGTTTCCGCTCAATGGCAAACGATGAAAAACAATCTGGATGTTTTAAGCATTCAAGTCGGGAGTGCCTTGCTTCCAGCTTTGAATCAAGCTTTGCAGGCGGTTACGGCCTTTATCGATAAGATTCCTGAGATCGTTGCTCAACTCAAAGATTGGGTATCGAATAACGACTGGGTTCAAGGTGCGCTTATCGCTCTCGGAGCTATCCTTACGGGGCTGGCAATCGCGGTGATTCCTTCTTTGATCGCTTCATTGTGGGCTCTGATCGCTACGGTTGCGACTGCGGCCGCTCCTTTTGTGGCGGTGGGTCTGCTTATTACGGCAATTTATGTCGCTATCAAAAACTGGGATCAAATCACGGCTTTCGTTCAGGATGTCTGGAATAAGGTCGTGGATTACACTATGAAAGCGTGGGAATGGATGAAGCCTTATGTTGAAACCGCTCTTCGAGTTGTCATCGGCATCATGACGGGAGGTTTGAGTGAATTGGTCATCTACGTCATACAAAACTGGGATCAAATCAAAGCAACAGTCATCAGTTTTTGGGATTGGATAAAACCGTATTTGGAAATAGCGGTACGAGCCGCATTTGCAGTGATCACCTTTGGGATGAGCGAGCTGGTTATTTATACCGTTCAAAATTGGGATGAAATCAGAGCAAAAACGATCGCCACTTGGGAAGCGGTCAAAGCTTTTTCCGAAACTATCTGGAACGCAATAGTCGCATTTTTCGACGGCATATGGACGTCTATAAAAAAGACTTTCAATGCGGGGCTGGATGCGGTCGATAAAGCGTGGACGACAACATGGAATGCCGTTAAGGATTTCACGAATAACACATGGTCGTCCATTAAAGACCTTGTGACGGGAGGCATTGATGCGGTAGCCAATATCTTTTATGGTGGTATCAGCATTATCGGCAACGCATGGCGTTCGATTTGGGATAATGTGGTGAATATCGTGACGGGTGTTTTCAATACGATTCAAAACACGGTGAACAACATCATATCGTGGGTTCAGCGTGCTCTTGATAAAATCAATATTTTCAAAAGTGAGCAGGCTTCAGTCGGGGCTGGTGGAAGCTGGTCGGTTGGAGGATTCACTTTTGGAAATAAACAGCAGGTTGCTGGTGTGGTGCATGGAGGTGAATGGGTCGCTCCTGCGTGGATGGTCGACAAATACGCAGGTGTGATTTCCCAGCTTGAATCCGTCAGAACCCGAGGCTACAGCGAAGGAGGGATGGTCGGCGGGGCTACGACTCATAACAATCAACGAACTGTTCATCAAACCATCACTCAAAACATTCGGGATGGTGTGGACTTTTCTATTGCGGCTCGTGAGTTGGCTTGGCGTGCTCGTTTTTCTTAA
- a CDS encoding phage tail family protein, which produces MACSFFLNLKIMLGIIYHYNGISLSDHTRDALSGELFTSEADRSCGALVSLVETPSGFHSPELRHSEESRQGTHGILDYDTFVGKRAIVFTGQLIAPDRAKMVQLVDKFQKAFTTSAIPSKDDGYRELLFTEEDGIAKKVFAKVETMPEYAEELGFPYVRHFMVALKCKEPRKLSQEVNTAPEVKADVLGAQIKLPTKLPLNTGWDYVYKKTLVNAGNFAASPKITVHAPCINPKIFNRTYDVFMQFICVLSDTDILEIDVLSGTATVTRENGSTEDALLVLTNNSEFFYLLSGENEVVFLEESGVPPVDNPSYCRLEWSDTWL; this is translated from the coding sequence TTGGCGTGCTCGTTTTTCTTAAATCTAAAAATTATGCTCGGAATTATTTATCACTATAACGGCATTTCTCTCAGCGATCACACTCGTGATGCGCTTTCGGGTGAGCTTTTTACGAGCGAAGCCGATAGGTCTTGCGGAGCTTTAGTAAGCCTTGTGGAAACTCCGAGCGGATTTCATTCACCTGAACTCAGGCACTCGGAAGAATCCCGCCAAGGCACGCACGGGATTCTCGACTACGACACTTTTGTGGGAAAACGAGCGATTGTATTCACGGGACAATTGATCGCTCCTGATCGAGCAAAAATGGTACAACTGGTGGATAAATTTCAAAAAGCATTTACTACGAGCGCGATTCCGAGCAAAGACGATGGATACCGCGAGCTTTTGTTTACCGAAGAAGACGGCATTGCTAAAAAAGTCTTTGCCAAAGTGGAGACTATGCCCGAATACGCCGAGGAGCTGGGTTTTCCTTATGTTCGGCATTTCATGGTGGCGCTCAAATGCAAAGAACCGCGCAAGCTCTCGCAGGAAGTAAACACAGCACCCGAAGTTAAAGCCGATGTACTTGGAGCGCAGATTAAGCTCCCGACGAAGCTACCGCTCAATACGGGCTGGGATTATGTGTACAAAAAGACGTTGGTGAATGCGGGTAACTTTGCGGCCTCACCGAAAATCACCGTTCATGCCCCCTGTATTAATCCAAAGATTTTCAATCGCACCTACGACGTTTTTATGCAGTTTATCTGCGTGCTCTCGGATACAGATATTTTGGAAATCGATGTTCTTTCTGGAACGGCTACGGTGACGCGAGAAAATGGATCAACCGAGGACGCTCTTCTCGTGCTTACGAACAACAGTGAGTTTTTCTATCTGCTTTCAGGCGAAAACGAAGTGGTTTTTCTGGAAGAAAGCGGGGTTCCTCCCGTCGATAATCCGTCGTATTGCCGTCTGGAATGGTCTGACACTTGGCTTTAA
- a CDS encoding phage tail protein — translation MYSINILNRENTAFSKILDPQDLNFKITLGGRDTAKFRLPLSHPRAEKENFQKHNRVEIYRVNPRDRSDIRKVWVGYIEAVRVVDENHLEVGCNGLLQLFEKRSVSRSFTNWQGGLAVFELLESKVNADFDTFISAGITDVTNIFSQDFADMDSLGAWGKIAEATGGELQVDTDFRLNFKTQIGEDRTANVIFRFVQNLQNANSIDNFTLVEEGKELFNRVICYGKNRIISSVLEDTVSISKFGLLEKVRHFTQIEDQATLDRMAQELLDFHKPEKVIPTIEPKKEKIDLFDYGIGDRVRVIIKHALLDFDQVHRILEITVSVGRNNEEKIQIKIAEVGTKAVKSDEERLAELAGRVDDLES, via the coding sequence ATGTACTCAATCAACATTTTAAATCGCGAAAACACGGCGTTCAGTAAAATACTTGATCCTCAGGATTTGAATTTCAAGATCACGCTGGGCGGTCGAGATACGGCTAAGTTTCGTTTACCGCTCTCTCATCCCCGTGCTGAAAAAGAGAATTTCCAAAAACATAACCGTGTCGAAATATATCGTGTAAACCCACGAGATCGATCCGATATTCGCAAGGTTTGGGTCGGTTACATTGAAGCGGTGCGGGTGGTGGATGAAAACCATCTGGAAGTCGGATGCAATGGGTTGTTGCAACTCTTTGAAAAACGTTCCGTTTCTCGCAGTTTCACGAACTGGCAGGGAGGCTTAGCAGTTTTCGAGCTTTTGGAGAGCAAAGTAAATGCCGATTTTGACACGTTTATTTCCGCAGGGATTACCGATGTTACGAATATTTTTTCTCAGGATTTTGCGGATATGGATTCGCTTGGTGCTTGGGGAAAGATTGCGGAAGCCACTGGCGGAGAGTTGCAGGTGGATACGGATTTTCGGTTGAACTTTAAAACCCAAATCGGCGAAGACCGTACAGCAAATGTCATCTTTCGCTTCGTTCAGAATCTTCAAAATGCCAATTCAATCGACAATTTTACTCTCGTCGAAGAAGGCAAAGAGCTATTTAACCGTGTTATCTGTTACGGGAAAAACCGAATCATTTCGTCGGTTTTGGAAGATACCGTCTCCATCTCCAAGTTCGGACTACTGGAAAAAGTGCGGCATTTTACCCAAATAGAAGATCAAGCCACGCTGGATCGAATGGCACAGGAATTGCTGGATTTTCATAAACCCGAAAAAGTGATTCCGACGATTGAACCGAAAAAGGAAAAAATTGATCTTTTTGATTACGGTATTGGCGACCGCGTTCGGGTCATTATCAAACACGCCCTTCTCGACTTTGACCAAGTTCATCGCATTTTGGAGATCACCGTTTCGGTCGGTCGCAATAACGAGGAAAAAATACAA